The nucleotide window GTCCCGGGCGCAGACCACCGGGTGGCTGTCGCCGGTGCCGCGTGGGTCGAAGCTGACGATGTCGAACCGGGCACGCAGGTCGGCACTGAACCGGGAGCTGCCGTTCACCACCCGGTCGACCCCGCTGTCGCCCGGCCCGCCGGGGCCGAAGACCAGCGCACCTTCCCGGGTGGCCGGGTCGGCGACCCGGCGGGCCAACGCCAGGTCGAAGCGCTCCCCACCGGGTCGGTTCCAGTCCACCGGCAGCGACAGGGTGCCGCACTCGGCGGTGGTGTCCGTGGCGCAGGGCCGCCAGTCGATCGTCGGGGCGGGCTGTGGTCGGGCGGCGGCCGGGCTCGCCGGGGTCAGGCCGGCGGCCGTGAGGGCCAGGGCGACCGCCCAGCCGACTGCGGATTTGCGTACGCGCAGCATGAGGTGCTGTCCTCTCCTCGAAGGAGCGTTGCCTGTGAAACTCGCCCACTGGGCGAGGTGATGCTGCTTCCACCCGGGCCGTCGAGTAGCCGCTCGACGGCCCGGGGCCGCTCTCGTCCGCCGGGTCAGTCGACCTCGCGCAGGACGCGTTCGAGCGTGGTCATCCGGGTTTCCATCCCGCCCAGCCGGCCATCCATCGCCGCGAGCAGTCGGGTGTTCTCCGCCTGGGCCTGAGCGGCCGTCTCGGCGAGCCGGCGGTAGTCGTCCGCGCGGGCCGCCTCGTACCGTGCCCGCCGGGTCTTGGCGAGTTGGACGACGGTCACCGTGACCACGCTGATCAGGAAAGCGAAGATGCCGATCGCCCCGACCACCTCGGTCCAGTCGTGCTCGCTCATCGCTGTGCCCCCGGCTGCTCGCCCGAGTCGGGCACGGTAAGCGTCTCGACCGCCGCCGCGATGACTGCGGGGGTGAGTGTGAGCACGAACGGCTCCACCTCGTAGTAGTTCATGGCCTTCCCGTCCTCCGACAACTCCAGGCGGGCGGTGACCAGCCCGGCCGCCGCCAGCTTCCGTAGGTGGACCTGCAACAGCGCCCGGCTGATGCCCAGTTGCCGGGCCAGCCCGCTGACGTACGCACGCTCGCGGGCCAACGCGGCGACGACCCGCAGCCGGTGCGGGTTGGCCAGGGTGGCCAGCACCCGGACCAGGTCGTCGCCGGTCGGCGGCGGAGCGGTGCTCATAACCAGCCCTTGCACATGCCAAGGAAAGTTAGCAGGTGCCGCCGTGCGGCGCTACGGGACGGAAGCGGAATCAGGGGGATCTCAGGGGCGACGAAAAGGACCACACACACAGCACGCCGGGCCGGTGATGATCACCGGCCCGGCGTGCGGGTTACGTCGTACGTCAGCTCTTGAAGGCGTCCTTGATCTTCTCGCCCGCCTGCTTGAGCTTGGAGGTGGACTGGTCAGCGCGACCCTCCGCCTCCAGCTGCTCGTTGCCGGTGGCCCGACCGGCGCCTTCCTTCAGCTTGCCGGTCGCGTCCTCGGTGGCGTTGTTGATCTTGTCGTCGATACCCATTGCCAACCTCCATTGCAAGCGTCGCTACGACCACAGAGGTACCCCCGCCGTCGCCGGCCCAACCATTACCCCTGTCACAGATCGGCAGCGGCCGAGCGAAAGCGACGCAGGCGCAGGCTGTTGGCCACCACGAAGACCGAGGACAGCGCCATCGTGGCACCGGCGATCATCGGGTTGAGCAGCCCCGCGGCGGCCAGCGGCAGGGCCGCCACGTTGTAGCCGAACGCCCAGAACAGGTTGCCCCGGATGATGCCGAGCGTGCGTCGGGACAGCCGGATGGCGTCCACCGCGGCGTCCAGGTCACCCCGGACGAGGGTGAGATCGGCCGCCTCGATCGCCACGTCGGTGCCGGTGCCCATGGCCAGCCCCAGGTCGGCCTGGGCCAGCGCCGGGGCGTCGTTGACCCCGTCACCGACCATCGCCACCGACCGCCCCTCGGCCTGGAGCCGCTTGATCACGTCGACCTTCCCGGCCGGCAGCACCTCGGCGATCACCTCGTCGATGCCCACCTCGGCGGCGACCGCGCGAGCCACTGTGGTGTTGTCCCCGGTCAGCAGGACCGGGGACAGCCCCAGCCCGCGCAGCCGGGCCACCGCCGCCCGGCTGCTCGGCCGGACCACGTCGGCGACCGCGAGCACGCCGCGGGCCCGTCCGTCCCAGCCGGCGACGATCGCCGTACGGCCGGCGGCCTCCGCGTCGCGCACGGCCCACTCGACCTCCGGCGGTACGTCGATCTCGTGCTCGCGCAGCAGCCGGACCCGGCCGACCAGCACGGTCCGCCCGTCGACAGTGCCGGTGACACCCAGCCCTTCGAGGTTGCCGAAGGCGGTCACCGGGGGCAGCGCGCCCTCGTCGCTGGCAGCGGCGGCGACCGCACGGGCGATCGGGTGCTCGGAGGCGGCCTCCACCGCCCCGGCGAGCCGCAGCAGCTCGGCCCGGTCCACACCGCTGGCCGGCACCACGTCCACCAGTGTCATCCGGCCGGTCGTCACGGTGCCGGTCTTGTCGAGCACCACAGTGTCCACCCGGCGGGTCGACTCCAGCACCTCCGGGCCCTTGATCAGCACGCCGAGCTGGGCGCCCCGACCGGTGCCGACCAGCAGCGCGGTCGGTGTGGCCAGGCCGAGCGCGCACGGACAGGCGATGATCAGCACGGCCACGGCGGCGGTGAACGCGGCGGTCGGGCCGGCCCCGGTGCCGAGCCACCAGCCGAGCGTGCCGACGGCGAGGGTGATGACGATCGGCACGAAGACCCCGGAGATCCGGTCCGCCAGCCGCTGCACGGCTGCCTTGCCGCTCTGCGCCTGCTCCACCAGGTCGGCCATCCGGGCGAGCTGGGTGTCCGCGCCGACCCGGGTGGCGGTGACGATCAGCCGCCCACCCGCGTTGATCGTGGCGCCGACCACGCCGTCACCCGGGGCGACCTCGACCGGCACCGACTCGCCGGTGAGCATGCTGGCGTCGACCGCGGAGGTGCCCTCGTCCACCACCCCGTCGGTGGCGATCTTCTCCCCGGGGCGGACCACGAACCGGTCACCGACGACCAGCCGGTCCACCGGGATCAGGGTCTCCACGCCGTCGCGCAGCACCGCCACGTCCTTGGCGCCGAGGTCGAGCAGGGCACGCAGGGCGGCGCCGGCGGTGCGCTTGGACCGCGCCTCGAAGTAGCGACCGGCCAGGATGAACACGGTCACCCCGGCGGCCGCCTCCAGGTAGATGTTGCCGGCGCCGTCGGTGCGGGTGATGTCGAAGCGGAACGGGTGCGTCATCCCGGGCATGCCCGCGTCACCGAGGAAGAGCGCCCAGAGCGACCAGCCGAACGCCGCCAGGGTGCCGAGCGAGACCAGCGTGTCCATGGTGGCCGCGCCGTGCCGCAGGTTGGTCCAGGCGGCCCGGTGGAACGGCAGCCCACCCCAGACCACCACCGGGGCGGCCAGGGTCAGCGACAGCCACTGCCAGTAGTCGAACTGCCAGGCCGGAACCATGGCCAGCAGGACCACCGGCACGCTCAGGGCCACCGAGACCCAGAGCCGGGTACGCGGGCCCCGCAACGGGTCCACCGGGGGTTCCGCGCTGGGCGGGGCCGGCAGCGCCGCCGTGTAACCGGTCTTCTGGACGGTCCCGATCAGGTCGTCCGGCGTGACGCCGTCGGCGTACCGGACTGTCGCCTTCTCGGTGGCGTAGTTGACTGTGGCGCTCACCCCGTCCATCCGGTTGAGCTTCTTCTCGATCCGGGCGGCACACGCGGCGCAGGTCATCCCGCCGATCGCCAGTTCGATCCGGTTCGGCGCCTCGGGCAGCGGTCTGCTGGTGGTGGTCATCGTCTGGTCCCGTCAGTTGTGTCCGTGCCCGGGGGTGCCGTGGTCGGCCTCGCCGGTCGGTGCGGGCCCGCTCGGGGTGGGGACGTCGCCGGTCGGGGCAGCGCCGGCGACCACCGTGAACTCGGCCGTGTGCACCCGCCCGCCGTGTTGGAAATCGAGATAGAGGCGGTAGCTGCCGGACGAGGGCACCTCGGCGAGGAAGGTGACGGCCGGACCGGGCCGGGTGCGCCCGTCGCCGGGCGTCCCGTCCGGGTGCACGTGCAGGTACGCCAGATCACCCCGGCGCAGTGCCACCAGGTGCCCGTACGCGCCCAGGTAGGGCTCCAGGTCGGTGACCGGCTGCCCGTCCCGGCTGACGGTCAGGGTCAGCGATGACGTGCGGCCCGGCTGCGGCGCACCGGTCAGGGTGACCGTGTAGCCGTCGACGGTGGTGCTGGTCGCCGGGGCGGGCAACTGCCGTTCGGTCAGCTCCCCGGGGACCGTCACGTCCACGCCGAGGGTCAGCGGCTCGCCCCCGGTTGGCGTGAAGTCGGCGAACGCCCGCCACTGCCCGGGGCCGGTCAGCGGGGAGTCGACCCGCCAGGTGCCGTCCGGGGCCAGGTCGGGGTGGACGTGACGGAAGCCGGAGAGGTCCCGGCGGGCGACGATCAGGTGCATCAGCTTGTCGTGCGCCACCTCGTACCGGGTGACCGGGCGGCCGTCCGGGCCGGCGATCCGGAAGGCGAACTCGCCGGGCGGGGCGTCGACCGGTTCGAGGGTGTAGCCGCGTTCGGAGACGAGCAGCCCGCCGGGGATCCGGTCTGTCGTCCCGCCGCGCTCGTCCGCCGACGGGGCGGCGGCGGCGACCGGGGCGGGGTCGGGGTCGACGACCCGGCCGACCCCGTACGTCGCGCCGAAGACCGCCGCCAGGCCGACGGCGAACCCGGCCAGTCTCGTCACCGTACGCACGCCGGCCCTCCGATCACGCGTCGACGAGGTCGTAGCCGGCCTCGTCGACGGCGGCCCGGACGACCGCGGTGTCCAGCGGCTGGTCGCTGCTGACGGTGACCCGGCCGGCCGCGAGGTCGACCTGGACCTCACGCACGCCCGTGATGGCGCCGACCTCGGCGCTCACCGCGCTGACGCAGTGCCCACAGGTCATGCCCTGCACCTGGTACGTGGTGTTGACCATCGGATCGTCTCCTTTACGGTACCGGTACCCCGTGGGGGTATCTCATCCGACCACGACCGTACCATACCCCCTGGGGGTACGCTATCCTGGTCGGCATGACCGCACCCACCCCGATCCGCGGATACACCGCCAGCAAGGACCAGCTGCTCGCGCGGCTCCGCCGCGTCGAGGGGCAGGTCCGGGGCATCGAGAAGATGGTCGACGACGACCGCTACTGCATCGACGTGCTCACCCAGATCTCCGCCATCCAGGCCGCCCTCGACAAGGTGGCCCTCGGGCTGCTCGACGGGCACGCCCGGCACTGCATGCACGAGGGCGCCGCCGAGGGCCGGGCCGACGAGATGGCCACCGAAATGATGGCGGCGGTCGGCCGGCTCATGAAGCGCGGCTGACGGCCCCGGGACCGCCGTGCGGGCGGTTCGACCGCCCGACACCCCGCCACGACCTGCAAGCCCCGGGTCGGCTGGCTAGCATCTCCCACGATGGCCTTCCGTATGCCGCTGCACAGTCGGGCACCGGCGACACCACCATGTGGCGTCGCCTCCGGCCGACCGGGCCGAGCACTGACCGTCCGTGATCAAGCGTTGATCAGGCAGCGATGCGCCCCGCCGTCCGCCGCGTTTCCCACCGAAACGGTGAACCGCCCGGCCCGCTGACCCGTAC belongs to Micromonospora ureilytica and includes:
- a CDS encoding metal-sensitive transcriptional regulator — translated: MTAPTPIRGYTASKDQLLARLRRVEGQVRGIEKMVDDDRYCIDVLTQISAIQAALDKVALGLLDGHARHCMHEGAAEGRADEMATEMMAAVGRLMKRG
- a CDS encoding ArsR/SmtB family transcription factor, producing the protein MSTAPPPTGDDLVRVLATLANPHRLRVVAALARERAYVSGLARQLGISRALLQVHLRKLAAAGLVTARLELSEDGKAMNYYEVEPFVLTLTPAVIAAAVETLTVPDSGEQPGAQR
- a CDS encoding heavy metal translocating P-type ATPase, whose protein sequence is MTTTSRPLPEAPNRIELAIGGMTCAACAARIEKKLNRMDGVSATVNYATEKATVRYADGVTPDDLIGTVQKTGYTAALPAPPSAEPPVDPLRGPRTRLWVSVALSVPVVLLAMVPAWQFDYWQWLSLTLAAPVVVWGGLPFHRAAWTNLRHGAATMDTLVSLGTLAAFGWSLWALFLGDAGMPGMTHPFRFDITRTDGAGNIYLEAAAGVTVFILAGRYFEARSKRTAGAALRALLDLGAKDVAVLRDGVETLIPVDRLVVGDRFVVRPGEKIATDGVVDEGTSAVDASMLTGESVPVEVAPGDGVVGATINAGGRLIVTATRVGADTQLARMADLVEQAQSGKAAVQRLADRISGVFVPIVITLAVGTLGWWLGTGAGPTAAFTAAVAVLIIACPCALGLATPTALLVGTGRGAQLGVLIKGPEVLESTRRVDTVVLDKTGTVTTGRMTLVDVVPASGVDRAELLRLAGAVEAASEHPIARAVAAAASDEGALPPVTAFGNLEGLGVTGTVDGRTVLVGRVRLLREHEIDVPPEVEWAVRDAEAAGRTAIVAGWDGRARGVLAVADVVRPSSRAAVARLRGLGLSPVLLTGDNTTVARAVAAEVGIDEVIAEVLPAGKVDVIKRLQAEGRSVAMVGDGVNDAPALAQADLGLAMGTGTDVAIEAADLTLVRGDLDAAVDAIRLSRRTLGIIRGNLFWAFGYNVAALPLAAAGLLNPMIAGATMALSSVFVVANSLRLRRFRSAAADL
- a CDS encoding heavy-metal-associated domain-containing protein, giving the protein MVNTTYQVQGMTCGHCVSAVSAEVGAITGVREVQVDLAAGRVTVSSDQPLDTAVVRAAVDEAGYDLVDA
- a CDS encoding CsbD family protein, with protein sequence MGIDDKINNATEDATGKLKEGAGRATGNEQLEAEGRADQSTSKLKQAGEKIKDAFKS